Within Gasterosteus aculeatus chromosome Y, fGasAcu3.hap1.1, whole genome shotgun sequence, the genomic segment TACatataatgttattttgtttctcatcgGATACTTTAAAtcttaaatttttttttttacgaaccAATTCCTCCTCCGCACGCTGCGCAGACGTTGTTGCTTCCTCCATGTTTGTTGGCGTGTGTgtccctgcccctcccccctctgcgcgGGAAAGAGGATGGGCGGGGCGAGGGCGAGAAGCAGGGCAGAGAGCTCCGGGTCGGCAGCTTGCTTGCAGAGCGCAAATGGAAATATATCGATGTATGCGAAATTGTCTAATTCCATAtcccattaaaaaatatatcgaTATATTCGTTTATACCGATATATCGCCCAGCCCTGACTAAACCCCCCTTTAATAGCGTGGGGCCTTTTTCTTACCCATCTGTTGCGTGGTGATGCTCTGCGAACGCCACAATCATGTTAGTGCAAATAACTTTGTTTTGAGCACACGTTTGACGTAACGCAAAATTCAATTTGCAGCCATTTTTCTCTTTGAGAATCCACTGATCTGCTCAGAGACCCATCAGAACGCTGAGCCGTTGTTTTCCCCCCAGCAGGCAGACTGTCGACGGCCCTCTGTCGCCTCTGCCACGGGAAGTTCTCGCCGCGCAGCCTGCGGCGCGCCTTCGACAAGTGGCCCCAGGACGCCGTCGAGTCGGACGCAGCCGCCCGGTCGCCCCTCCTGTTCCACGCAGACTTCCAGCGGCTGGTCGGCGTGCAGTTGGACCGAGATCCCCGCCTGTCAGAGTTCATCTGCAAGAAATGCCACTCCAAGTTCTACAAGTGCCACGGCATCCTGCTCAGGTTTCTGCAGAGAGTCAACCTCCCACCGGTTGGGAAAGAGAACCTGCAAAGCTGGTGAGTCCCAAGTAAGGACCAAACAAAAGAAGGATTCTGGAAGAAAAAtctacaaatgaaaaacaagagtTTGTTTCCATTTCAGGAAGAAGTGTCCAGAGGCCTCGATGCACCGCGCCGCAACAAGTAAACAAAAGCGTTGCCGTCTGCTTTTTGCCTCCACAAACCACAAGTTAACTGACGGCGTTACCGTTCTCCTCCCAGCGCCACAGTCCATCACCTCGGACCCCGAGTGCCTCCGCCGCCTGGTGTCCTGGGCCCACCACCACGGCGAGGCCTGCCGCTGCTGCCCCAACCTGAGGGAGGTGTTGCAGGAGCGGTGCCGGGGCTCCGTCAGGGCCGTTTGGGGCTGCGTCGACGGCCACAGCTACGCCATGGGCGCCCGGACGCTCGCCGCGGACCTGTGCGCGGGGGGGATTTCGGAGCAGGACGGTGAAGAAGCGCAACCCAGCGGGGACGGAAGTACGGGCGCTGAGGCTCGGCGCGGTCCGCCTGCACTTCCTGCACAGACGCAGagctcggcggcggcggactGTACCGACGACACGGAAGGTGACGTCTGATCGCTGAATTCCTTTCTGAGGATCTGTGATGGATGTTTTTCTCGGGGCCGGTTCCTCCGTCGCGGTCGCCACCCAATTGTCTTGTGGTTTCCCCGTCCTTAGACGCCggcagccagcagggggcgtcTCCTGCTCCGGCGCAGCTGGAGGACCCGGCCGCTGACAGCGATGCGTCAGACAGGTCAGTCACACCGTTTCTTTCCAATGTGATCGGATTAGTTAAAAGGGCCACAGGTCATCAGCGAGGACTCACTGTGCGTGCGCGCAGGTTCGACTCTGAGGGCGACTTTGAGgagggccggagaggagagttGTCCTACGATGAGATGTTTGAGCCGTACGCAGACAAGAGGTGGGTCCGGTTGTTctaagcggcggcggcgggcggagGGTTGACCCGGGTTCTGCGTGTCGAGTGAACCTTTCTGTCGCCCCCCCCAGAGCGCGCAGGGTGACGGCCCCCAGCAAGAGGAGAAGGAGCCCAAAGGCCCTGGCGGAGCCCAAAGTAAAGAAAAGGCCGGGGCCCAAACCCGGCTGGAAGAACAAGCTGAAACCTAAAGGGTACGTGACACACGGCTAAAGGCTAAAGGCTCTGACTTTGACCTCAGCTGGAAGCATCCTAAACCCTCACAAACTGCTTGTTTCCAGAGAGGAGCTGCCCAACATCTACAAGTGTCCGTATCAGGGCTGCACCGCCGTCTATCGAGCTCCCGATGGCCTGAAGGTCAGAAAGAACCAAAGCTCAGtattctgattctgatattCGCTGCGTGTATATACCCCTGGAAGCACCACACAGTTCTAATGGGGACGGGACCTCACTTAGGATAAGAGCAACAGAATTGTTTGTCACTTTCTTCAAATCCCTAAAAAACCGTCGTGCAGTCGTAAGCTGAAGGACTTTAAAGTCCTCGATAGTCCGCCGGCTACTTCAGCGCTCCTCAAGCAGCGCCGCGAATGACCGTGTCTTCCTGTCGGCTCCCCAGAAGCACATCAAGGAGCACcacgaggaggtgaaggagcgACCCTGCCCTCATCCCGGCTGCAACAAGGTGTTCATGATCGACCGCTACCTGCAGCGCCACGTCAAGCTCATCCACACAGGCGAGTTCCTCCATTTGGTTGAACCGCTGCTCGTCCGAGTGAGGACTTTGAGTCTGGAGTAGAATCTACaaagaattcatttcaaaatcttatgggtttttttgttgattgacTCAAATTGGCAAATAGAATTTTTACAGGTAAGTTAAAACAGGCTGCACCtgtgaaatatgttgtttttacaaacgTGTGGAATTGTTTTTGGTTGTATTACTTTTGCTTATTTCTGACTGAAGCGTTCCTCACACGTGACGCGTTTGAGGACCCTCAGAAAGATGGGAATCTGACCGTTGTGTAAAGaattaccgtattttccgcgcTATACGCCGCCGCGCCTTCAACGAACGACCTATTTTACGGCATTTTTCATACATGTGTGGCGCATGAGatcctgcagtcaaacgttttgggcgtcggggcgggtggagacggtgcgttcagggtccgatcgatgccgcgaggtgcgtccgctccccacgccttaaatcttcggctgcttttagaatgaCTTATTTTACCGCGGAAAATGCGGTACGCTCTCTTTGGGGCTCAGATTGTTGACGTGCATTTTGGCTGAAGTGTGTCTTGTGCGTGTTtgcagaggagaggaactaCATTTGCGATCAGTGTGGCCAAACCTTCAAACAGAGGAAACACCTCTCAGTCCACCAGATGAGACATTCGGGGGCCAAGCCACTCCAGTGAGTACCGATCACGTCACGTCGCCGCTTCCAATCTTCTGCAGTCGGTGTAAATAAAGCATGAGCcctgtattttattttggtggGTCGTTAAGAACGAACCACGTGACATCGCGCTCCTTCCCCATCAGATGCGAGGTGTGCGGCTTCCAGTGCCGCCAGCGGGCGTCGCTCAAATACCACATGACCAAGCACAAGGCGGAGGCCGACCTGGAGTTTGCGTGCCTGATGTGCGGAAAGCGCTTCGAGAAGGCCCACAACCTGAACGTGCACATGTCCATGGTGCACCCGCTCATTCAGGCCAAGGTTCAGAgaagcagccagcagcagcagcaagccccgccccctcctcctccgtcctacTCAGACCTGCACGCCATGGCCCTGAGCGGGGAGGCGGTTCGGCAAGACCACGACAGATGACGGCGGGCGAGCCGAACACGTTTAACTAACGGCAACGAGGGGCCGAGCTGCCGAGTCAGCGGGTGGAACGGAACTCTTTGACACGTGTCACAAAAAGATGAATGACTTTTGGACAAAACGATtccctgtgttttattttctattaagtTATTGCGTTACATTACTATTGGCGCTAAAAGGGCTTCTGATGTTCATGTGTCCTGTGTGCATTATGTAGAAAAATACGTATAAATAAAACGTAGGAATTCTTTTTACAAAGCAGTATTTAGTCCCGTTTCTGGGAGGCGGTCGAGTCAGAACCACCaaggtgcaggtgagaagatcCGGTGTCTTGGCATCTGTTAGAGGAAGTCCATCTCTGGGCTGAGGCTCTCGGGCTGGAGGTGCATGGAGAGAGCCGCTGCCACCTCGGGGTCCAGGTCTGAGCACTGGGACTCCAGCTGGGGGGGGAAGAGACCGTGAGAGTCAGGTCCACTTCGCCCAAAATACATCTAAATATATTAAAGTAGCACAATCCATGGTAAATTTATTCTACTCGGGTCTCAAGGGGAGCTCTGAAATAAGGGAAaatggtgggtgggggggcggttacCTCCCTGAGTCCACTGGAGGACGCGGCGCCCGGCGGCGTCTGCGGGATCGCTCCCAGGAGAAACTGTTTGGCGCGGCTCAGAATCCCGAAAGGCTCCACCTGAGAAAACAAACTcggcgtttttttccccccaacgtCGTCCCgctccaaaaaaataaaaaataaataaccgcGGCTCGCTCACCTGAGGGGGTTCGGCCACGCCTCCCTCCAGGAAGAGCCGCAGCAGGCCGGCGTAGCAGGGGACGGCGGTGCGGAGGAAGCCCGGGCTGCGCGCCGCGCGGCGCCGCAGCTCGGCGCTCTGCCGCAGCAGCAGGCTGGACGCacgcgatttaaaaaaaaaaaaaaaaagaggcgccGTGAGGACGTCGCCTCGGCGAGCGGGAATGTGATGGTGGAGGGGAAAATGGAACCGACCTGTAGAAGGCCCACGGCATCAGTCGGGCGAACTGGTCCGACATCACCGCGGCGATGGGCTGGTAGACGCCTCGTTCTGGCGGTTTCGAGAGGGGAAACGTGTCACATTCCAGTGcttcagcgggggggggggcgggatgaTGAGAGGCGTGTCACTTACCGCTtggatggaagaggaggagccagtCGGCGCAGTCCACCAAGGCCAGCAGCAGGTCGCTGCACAGAGCCGCCGACGCCGCCCCGCggggggtctcctcctgcgGACGCAACGCGACACACTCAAGAGAGCACGGCGCCATCTAGAGGGAGACCTCATTTACAACACACTCACTGACGGCAAACATGGACCAAATTCACATCACACGGTCCTTTCATGCCTCTAGTTATTGACCTTCTGACCTTTTGGGTGACCCCTTTCCCCTCTGACTGCATATGAAGCGGAAATGCTTCACTGTAATCTGACCCTCGCTGGCAGAGGCAGCTGTTGGTAATTATGAGGTACCTGTGGATCCAGGAGGGATGACAGATGGTCCTTAACGCACAGGAAGAGCAGGAAGACCAGCACCTGAAAAAGAGATGAGACAGCAGCAGGTAAACACTTGCTTAAATAGTTTAACTGCTACTGTGGGAATACGTCAAAAATAACCTAATTTGTAAAgtgtttgtaaaaataaaagtgcacattAGACTACTTTTGAATTCTGCACATAACACTGCAATTAGAAATGTCAATCATTGCCCAgcgctaatatatatatttttatataaatttatatttatttatttaaatttattatttatattttttatatatatatataaatatatatatatttttatatttaaatttttttatttatatatttttttatatttatttatatatatataaaatatataatatatatatatgtaaaatcaTACATACACAGGTCAATAATAACACGGTTATTGAGAGGTGTGTTCTCACCTGTCGGTGCAGCTCGCTGAGGCCCCGCCCACCGCTCACGCTGCCTCGCCAGGCCCGGTGCAGGCTGGCagccagcagcagagcagcagcagccgctggCGCCGCCGGCAGCAGCTGCCCCTCCTCCAGCCTGGACGGCAGACCGATTAAGAATGGAATCAGATAGATGGAACCTCGACGCGAGCGCATACTGAAACCGGCGGCGCGACTTTGCGCGAGGTCACCTGCAGGCCCAGGTGCGACAGTCCtccaggagctgcagctgcgcCGGGAGAAGCTCTCCGTCACACAGACGCCGCCAGAGGGACGACAGCACCGGAGACAGACGCTCCCACcagtgctacacacacacacacacacaaaaataaaagatttatgAATCGGCAACCTTACTGCTGTCATGGATTTCATAACCACATAATATGACCATGTGATGCAGGTTGTTCCATCGTTTTGATCACTATAAATACGT encodes:
- the LOC144390759 gene encoding zinc finger protein 276-like isoform X3, with translation MKKKSRRAKPSAATGQPGGTRPAGGVGEDEGAPGLRGRPRRSVPDTTDGLYRDSTAAGGGKSDNPRTPPESKSRAPAGRLSTALCRLCHGKFSPRSLRRAFDKWPQDAVESDAAARSPLLFHADFQRLVGVQLDRDPRLSEFICKKCHSKFYKCHGILLRFLQRVNLPPVGKENLQSWKKCPEASMHRAATTPQSITSDPECLRRLVSWAHHHGEACRCCPNLREVLQERCRGSVRAVWGCVDGHSYAMGARTLAADLCAGGISEQDGEEAQPSGDGSTGAEARRGPPALPAQTQSSAAADCTDDTEDAGSQQGASPAPAQLEDPAADSDASDRFDSEGDFEEGRRGELSYDEMFEPYADKRARRVTAPSKRRRSPKALAEPKVKKRPGPKPGWKNKLKPKGEELPNIYKCPYQGCTAVYRAPDGLKKHIKEHHEEVKERPCPHPGCNKVFMIDRYLQRHVKLIHTEERNYICDQCGQTFKQRKHLSVHQMRHSGAKPLQCEVCGFQCRQRASLKYHMTKHKAEADLEFACLMCGKRFEKAHNLNVHMSMVHPLIQAKVQRSSQQQQQAPPPPPPSYSDLHAMALSGEAVRQDHDR
- the LOC144390759 gene encoding zinc finger protein 276-like isoform X1; translated protein: MKKKSRRAKPSAATGQPGGTRPAGGVGEDEGAPGLRGRPRRSVPDTTDGLYRDSTAAGGGKSDNPRTPPESKSRAPAGRLSTALCRLCHGKFSPRSLRRAFDKWPQDAVESDAAARSPLLFHADFQRLVGVQLDRDPRLSEFICKKCHSKFYKCHGILLRFLQRVNLPPVGKENLQSWKKCPEASMHRAATTPQSITSDPECLRRLVSWAHHHGEACRCCPNLREVLQERCRGSVRAVWGCVDGHSYAMGARTLAADLCAGGISEQDGEEAQPSGDGSTGAEARRGPPALPAQTQSSAAADCTDDTEDAGSQQGASPAPAQLEDPAADSDASDRFDSEGDFEEGRRGELSYDEMFEPYADKRARRVTAPSKRRRSPKALAEPKVKKRPGPKPGWKNKLKPKGEELPNIYKCPYQGCTAVYRAPDGLKKHIKEHHEEVKERPCPHPGCNKVFMIDRYLQRHVKLIHTEERNYICDQCGQTFKQRKHLSVHQMRHSGAKPLQTNHVTSRSFPIRCEVCGFQCRQRASLKYHMTKHKAEADLEFACLMCGKRFEKAHNLNVHMSMVHPLIQAKVQRSSQQQQQAPPPPPPSYSDLHAMALSGEAVRQDHDR
- the LOC144390759 gene encoding zinc finger protein 276-like isoform X5; this translates as MKKKSRRAKPSAATGQPGGTRPAGGVGEDEGAPGLRGRPRRSVPDTTDAGRLSTALCRLCHGKFSPRSLRRAFDKWPQDAVESDAAARSPLLFHADFQRLVGVQLDRDPRLSEFICKKCHSKFYKCHGILLRFLQRVNLPPVGKENLQSWKKCPEASMHRAATTPQSITSDPECLRRLVSWAHHHGEACRCCPNLREVLQERCRGSVRAVWGCVDGHSYAMGARTLAADLCAGGISEQDGEEAQPSGDGSTGAEARRGPPALPAQTQSSAAADCTDDTEDAGSQQGASPAPAQLEDPAADSDASDRFDSEGDFEEGRRGELSYDEMFEPYADKRARRVTAPSKRRRSPKALAEPKVKKRPGPKPGWKNKLKPKGEELPNIYKCPYQGCTAVYRAPDGLKKHIKEHHEEVKERPCPHPGCNKVFMIDRYLQRHVKLIHTEERNYICDQCGQTFKQRKHLSVHQMRHSGAKPLQTNHVTSRSFPIRCEVCGFQCRQRASLKYHMTKHKAEADLEFACLMCGKRFEKAHNLNVHMSMVHPLIQAKVQRSSQQQQQAPPPPPPSYSDLHAMALSGEAVRQDHDR
- the LOC144390759 gene encoding zinc finger protein 276-like isoform X6; the encoded protein is MKKKSRRAKPSAATGQPGGTRPAGGVGEDEGAPGLRGRPRRSVPDTTDGRLSTALCRLCHGKFSPRSLRRAFDKWPQDAVESDAAARSPLLFHADFQRLVGVQLDRDPRLSEFICKKCHSKFYKCHGILLRFLQRVNLPPVGKENLQSWKKCPEASMHRAATTPQSITSDPECLRRLVSWAHHHGEACRCCPNLREVLQERCRGSVRAVWGCVDGHSYAMGARTLAADLCAGGISEQDGEEAQPSGDGSTGAEARRGPPALPAQTQSSAAADCTDDTEDAGSQQGASPAPAQLEDPAADSDASDRFDSEGDFEEGRRGELSYDEMFEPYADKRARRVTAPSKRRRSPKALAEPKVKKRPGPKPGWKNKLKPKGEELPNIYKCPYQGCTAVYRAPDGLKKHIKEHHEEVKERPCPHPGCNKVFMIDRYLQRHVKLIHTEERNYICDQCGQTFKQRKHLSVHQMRHSGAKPLQTNHVTSRSFPIRCEVCGFQCRQRASLKYHMTKHKAEADLEFACLMCGKRFEKAHNLNVHMSMVHPLIQAKVQRSSQQQQQAPPPPPPSYSDLHAMALSGEAVRQDHDR
- the LOC144390759 gene encoding zinc finger protein 276-like isoform X4: MKKKSRRAKPSAATGQPGGTRPAGGVGEDEGAPGLRGRPRRSVPDTTDGLYRDSTAAGGGKSDNPRTPPESKSRAPGRLSTALCRLCHGKFSPRSLRRAFDKWPQDAVESDAAARSPLLFHADFQRLVGVQLDRDPRLSEFICKKCHSKFYKCHGILLRFLQRVNLPPVGKENLQSWKKCPEASMHRAATTPQSITSDPECLRRLVSWAHHHGEACRCCPNLREVLQERCRGSVRAVWGCVDGHSYAMGARTLAADLCAGGISEQDGEEAQPSGDGSTGAEARRGPPALPAQTQSSAAADCTDDTEDAGSQQGASPAPAQLEDPAADSDASDRFDSEGDFEEGRRGELSYDEMFEPYADKRARRVTAPSKRRRSPKALAEPKVKKRPGPKPGWKNKLKPKGEELPNIYKCPYQGCTAVYRAPDGLKKHIKEHHEEVKERPCPHPGCNKVFMIDRYLQRHVKLIHTEERNYICDQCGQTFKQRKHLSVHQMRHSGAKPLQCEVCGFQCRQRASLKYHMTKHKAEADLEFACLMCGKRFEKAHNLNVHMSMVHPLIQAKVQRSSQQQQQAPPPPPPSYSDLHAMALSGEAVRQDHDR
- the LOC144390759 gene encoding zinc finger protein 276-like isoform X2, with the protein product MKKKSRRAKPSAATGQPGGTRPAGGVGEDEGAPGLRGRPRRSVPDTTDGLYRDSTAAGGGKSDNPRTPPESKSRAPGRLSTALCRLCHGKFSPRSLRRAFDKWPQDAVESDAAARSPLLFHADFQRLVGVQLDRDPRLSEFICKKCHSKFYKCHGILLRFLQRVNLPPVGKENLQSWKKCPEASMHRAATTPQSITSDPECLRRLVSWAHHHGEACRCCPNLREVLQERCRGSVRAVWGCVDGHSYAMGARTLAADLCAGGISEQDGEEAQPSGDGSTGAEARRGPPALPAQTQSSAAADCTDDTEDAGSQQGASPAPAQLEDPAADSDASDRFDSEGDFEEGRRGELSYDEMFEPYADKRARRVTAPSKRRRSPKALAEPKVKKRPGPKPGWKNKLKPKGEELPNIYKCPYQGCTAVYRAPDGLKKHIKEHHEEVKERPCPHPGCNKVFMIDRYLQRHVKLIHTEERNYICDQCGQTFKQRKHLSVHQMRHSGAKPLQTNHVTSRSFPIRCEVCGFQCRQRASLKYHMTKHKAEADLEFACLMCGKRFEKAHNLNVHMSMVHPLIQAKVQRSSQQQQQAPPPPPPSYSDLHAMALSGEAVRQDHDR
- the LOC144390759 gene encoding zinc finger protein 276-like isoform X7, coding for MKKKSRRAKPSAATGQPGGTRPAGGVGEDEGAPGLRGRPRRSVPDTTDGRLSTALCRLCHGKFSPRSLRRAFDKWPQDAVESDAAARSPLLFHADFQRLVGVQLDRDPRLSEFICKKCHSKFYKCHGILLRFLQRVNLPPVGKENLQSWKKCPEASMHRAATTPQSITSDPECLRRLVSWAHHHGEACRCCPNLREVLQERCRGSVRAVWGCVDGHSYAMGARTLAADLCAGGISEQDGEEAQPSGDGSTGAEARRGPPALPAQTQSSAAADCTDDTEDAGSQQGASPAPAQLEDPAADSDASDRFDSEGDFEEGRRGELSYDEMFEPYADKRARRVTAPSKRRRSPKALAEPKVKKRPGPKPGWKNKLKPKGEELPNIYKCPYQGCTAVYRAPDGLKKHIKEHHEEVKERPCPHPGCNKVFMIDRYLQRHVKLIHTEERNYICDQCGQTFKQRKHLSVHQMRHSGAKPLQCEVCGFQCRQRASLKYHMTKHKAEADLEFACLMCGKRFEKAHNLNVHMSMVHPLIQAKVQRSSQQQQQAPPPPPPSYSDLHAMALSGEAVRQDHDR